The DNA window taggttcaaaatatgtatttataacaaagttttaaaataaaaatacaggATCTCCTGGGATACGATTGACAGTTGATATGCCCATACATGAAGCTCAATTACATCCTCCTCTAAGGTTGAACAAAAATGGATCTACAAATAATCAAGCACCAAAGGGTGAGCCAAACGAAGTTTTAAAGGAGAAAGCAAAGAATGAGGCAGCAAAAGAAAGAGAGGTTGTTATTGCTGAAAAACAACAAAAGCAAGTACAAATACAAGAGAACATCCAGATCATGGATCAACGATTGCATTATGCGTTTGGTGATGGATCGCGCACATACACTCCACATAAGCGGTTATGTGATGTGTTTCGTGATCCATCACAGACATCACGAAGAATTAAAACGATCAATTTTTTTGCTATTGTAAAACTAGAG is part of the Solanum stenotomum isolate F172 chromosome 8, ASM1918654v1, whole genome shotgun sequence genome and encodes:
- the LOC125873702 gene encoding uncharacterized protein LOC125873702, which gives rise to MDSYQSSVYSRSPGIRLTVDMPIHEAQLHPPLRLNKNGSTNNQAPKGEPNEVLKEKAKNEAAKEREVVIAEKQQKQVQIQENIQIMDQRLHYAFGDGSRTYTPHKRLCDVFRDPSQTSRRIKTINFFAIVKLEEGIGDNIIDEQQSQVGEALDACVESSFTSAIHDNVVKYHCPDLNFLPPKEEDEDYYY